The Leucobacter sp. UCMA 4100 genome window below encodes:
- a CDS encoding helix-turn-helix domain-containing protein → MPRSDVRGPVVTPIETAGTPVAPETLQAMVAAYESRASLISIAREHRLGKETVRDLLVDAGVRIRRQGLDDEQVAHAVRGYESGLTTREIARELGIGHSMVWRALKRAEVESRPNTRRVGRKLSKQ, encoded by the coding sequence GTGCCTCGAAGTGATGTTCGTGGGCCGGTGGTGACGCCGATTGAGACGGCTGGAACCCCGGTCGCCCCCGAGACGTTGCAGGCGATGGTCGCGGCGTACGAGTCCAGGGCGTCGCTGATCTCGATCGCACGTGAGCATCGTTTGGGTAAGGAAACGGTGCGGGATCTGCTCGTGGATGCTGGTGTCAGGATCCGTCGTCAGGGGTTGGACGATGAGCAAGTTGCGCACGCGGTTCGCGGCTATGAGTCGGGGCTGACGACGCGTGAGATCGCACGGGAGCTCGGTATAGGGCACTCGATGGTGTGGCGGGCGTTGAAGCGGGCGGAAGTCGAGTCCAGGCCCAATACTCGTCGCGTCGGACGCAAGCTCTCGAAGCAGTGA